A genomic segment from Sparus aurata chromosome 20, fSpaAur1.1, whole genome shotgun sequence encodes:
- the LOC115571225 gene encoding probable low-specificity L-threonine aldolase 2, whose amino-acid sequence MSVKTFSSRVLFKLLKHGGIVSSKPLRAARHATAAVLGRSSARGYYNSGTPRCTGPGGAAHSRVVDLRSDTVTKPGPEMRQAMAEAEVGDDVMGEDPTINDLQKIAADMFQMEAALFVPSGTMSNLIAVMVHCKERGDEIIVGDLSHLHIYEQGGSAQLAGVHATTVTTLPNGTFDLEQLESKIRHGYPDPHYPRSRLICVENTHNIQGGRVLPLTFLQEVRALADKYGLSVHMDGARVMNAAVAQAVPPSTILQHTNTVSVCLSKGLGAPVGTILAGPRDFISQAVRCRKALGGGMRQAGVLAAAGKLSLLQMTGRLEEDHRNAKTFAKALLDCDPPLFAVDMAAVETNILRFRLQEPSLSPSEFCARMGQVNEGEEAALGQGIQVLMYPHFGNSVRAVWHLGISPEDTQLAIQKMQFVASQYSKEKLRAQ is encoded by the exons ATGTCTGTGAAAACGTTTTCCAGCAGGGTTTTgtttaaacttttaaaacacGGTGGCATCGTTTCAAGTAAACCGCTCCGTGCAGCGCGACATGCAACGGCAGCCGTGCTGGGACGAAGCTCCGCGAGGGGCTACTACAACTCCGGGACACCCAGGTGCACGGGACCGGGTGGTGCGGCCCACTCCCGGGTGGTGGACCTCCGCAGCGACACGGTGACAAAGCCCGGGCCGGAGATGCGGCAGGCCATGGCGGAGGCCGAGGTCGGAGATGACGTGATGGGAGAAGACCCAACAATCAACG ACTTACAGAAGATTGCAGCCGACATGTTTCAGATGGAGGCCGCACTGTTTGTTCCCTCTGGAACAATGAGTAATCTTATTGCAG TGATGGTGCACTGCAAGGAGCGGGGCGATGAGATAATTGTGGGAGATCTGTCCCATTTACACATCTATGAGCAGGGAGGGAGTGCACAG CTGGCTGGTGTCCACGCCACCACGGTGACCACTCTACCCAATGGAACGTTTGACTTGGAGCAGCTGGAATCGAAGATCCGCCACGGTTACCCCGACCCCCACTACCCCCGATCGCGCCTAATATGCgtggagaacacacacaacatacaggGCGGACGTGTGCTACCTCTGACCTTCctgcaggag GTCCGTGCTTTAGCAGATAAGTATGGTCTGTCAGTTCACATGGATGGGGCCAGGGTGATGAACGCTGCTGTGGCCCAGGCGGTGCCTCCATCCACCATCCTGCAGCACACCAACACCGTCAGTGTGTGCCTCTCCAAG GGTTTGGGTGCCCCTGTGGGAACCATCCTGGCTGGACCCAGAGACTTCATATCACAGGCAGTACGGTGCCGTAAAGCCCTGGGTGGGGGGATGCGGCAGGCTGGTGTGTTGGCAGCAGCGGGAAAACTGTCTCTACTGCAGATGACAGGACGCCTGGAAGAGGATCACCGCAATGCAAAAACCTTTGCTAAAG CTCTGCTCGACTGTGACCCTCCCCTATTTGCTGTAGACATGGCTGCTGTGGAGACAAACATCCTGCGTTTCCGTCTGCAGGAGCCCAGTTTAAGTCCCTCCGAGTTCTGTGCCCGCATGGGTCAGGTTAACGAGGGAGAGGAGGCTGCACTTGGACAGGGGATACAAGTTCTCATGTACCCCCATTTTGGAAATTCAGTACGGGCTGTATGGCATCTAGGGATATCCCCGGAAGATACCCAGCTCGCCATCCAGAAAATGCAATTTGTGGCTTCTCAGTATTCGAAAGAAAAACTGAGGGCCCAGTGA
- the LOC115571227 gene encoding probable low-specificity L-threonine aldolase 2 isoform X2 produces the protein MGRSSAQGYCTTLKSGPGGAARTRVVDLRSDVVAKPGPAMRKAMAEAEVEYDLMGEDSTATELEELAADMFQMEAALFVPTGTMANLIAVMAHCRERDDEMIVGDLSHMHVFTQGGSAQLASVHATTATTLPDGTFDLEQLESKIHHRYPNPHHSRSRLICVENTHNIRGGRVLPLTFLQEVRALADKYGLSVHMDGARVMNAAVAQGVPPSTIVQHAHTVSLCLSKGLGAPVGAILAGPRDFIFRAARCRQALGGEMLKTGMLAAAGKLSLLQMEILEEDHRNAKTFAQALGDCDPPLFAVDTAAVETNIVCFSLREPSLSPFEFCARMGQPGQTQIADLADTLREAVVLGPLPRLLCRRNSALC, from the exons ATGGGACGGAGCTCTGCGCAGGGCTACTGCACCACCCTGAAGTCTGGGCCGGGCGGGGCGGCCCGCACCCGGGTGGTGGACCTCCGCAGCGACGTGGTGGCCAAGCCTGGACCGGCGATGCGCAAGGCCATGGCGGAGGCTGAGGTCGAATATGACTTGATGGGAGAAGACTCAACAGCCACAG AGTTAGAGGAGCTTGCAGCTGACATGTTTCAGATGGAGGCCGcactgtttgttcccactggAACCATGGCTAATCTTATCGCAG TGATGGCGCACTGCAGGGAGCGGGATGACGAGATGATTGTGGGTGATCTGTCCCATATGCACGTCTTTACACAAGGAGGGAGTGCACAG CTGGCTAGTGTCCACGCCACCACGGCGACCACCCTCCCCGATGGAACGTTTGACTTGGAGCAGCTTGAATCAAAGATCCACCACCGTTACCCCAACCCCCACCACTCCCGATCACGCCTCATATGTgtggagaacacacacaacatacgGGGAGGACGTGTGCTTCCTCTGACCTTCctgcaggag GTTCGTGCTTTAGCAGATAAATATGGTCTGTCAGTTCACATGGATGGAGCCAGGGTGATGAACGCTGCTGTGGCCCAGGGGGTGCCTCCATCCACCATAGTGCAGCATGCACACACCGTCAGCTTGTGCCTTTCCAAG GGTTTGGGTGCCCCTGTGGGAGCCATCCTGGCTGGACCCCGAGACTTCATATTTAGGGCTGCACGGTGCCGTCAAGCCCTGGGTGGGGAGATGCTAAAGACTGGTAtgttagcagcagcaggaaaactGTCTTTATTGCAGATGGAAATATTAGAGGAGGATCACCGCAATGCAAAAACCTTTGCTCAAG CTCTGGGCGATTGCGACCCTCCCCTGTTCGCTGTAGACACAGCTGCCGTGGAGACAAACattgtgtgtttcagtctgcGGGAGCCCAGTTTGAGTCCCTTTGAGTTCTGTGCCCGCATGGGTCAG CCAGGTCAAACCCAAATTGCTGATTTGGCTGACACACTCAGGGAAGCAGTGGTCCTTGGTCCTCTCCCTCGGTTACTGTGCAGAAGGAATTCGGCTCTGTGTTGA
- the LOC115571227 gene encoding probable low-specificity L-threonine aldolase 2 isoform X3 — MGRSSAQGYCTTLKSGPGGAARTRVVDLRSDVVAKPGPAMRKAMAEAEVEYDLMGEDSTATELEELAADMFQMEAALFVPTGTMANLIAVMAHCRERDDEMIVGDLSHMHVFTQGGSAQLASVHATTATTLPDGTFDLEQLESKIHHRYPNPHHSRSRLICVENTHNIRGGRVLPLTFLQEVRALADKYGLSVHMDGARVMNAAVAQGVPPSTIVQHAHTVSLCLSKGLGAPVGAILAGPRDFIFRAARCRQALGGEMLKTGMLAAAGKLSLLQMEILEEDHRNAKTFAQARSNPNC; from the exons ATGGGACGGAGCTCTGCGCAGGGCTACTGCACCACCCTGAAGTCTGGGCCGGGCGGGGCGGCCCGCACCCGGGTGGTGGACCTCCGCAGCGACGTGGTGGCCAAGCCTGGACCGGCGATGCGCAAGGCCATGGCGGAGGCTGAGGTCGAATATGACTTGATGGGAGAAGACTCAACAGCCACAG AGTTAGAGGAGCTTGCAGCTGACATGTTTCAGATGGAGGCCGcactgtttgttcccactggAACCATGGCTAATCTTATCGCAG TGATGGCGCACTGCAGGGAGCGGGATGACGAGATGATTGTGGGTGATCTGTCCCATATGCACGTCTTTACACAAGGAGGGAGTGCACAG CTGGCTAGTGTCCACGCCACCACGGCGACCACCCTCCCCGATGGAACGTTTGACTTGGAGCAGCTTGAATCAAAGATCCACCACCGTTACCCCAACCCCCACCACTCCCGATCACGCCTCATATGTgtggagaacacacacaacatacgGGGAGGACGTGTGCTTCCTCTGACCTTCctgcaggag GTTCGTGCTTTAGCAGATAAATATGGTCTGTCAGTTCACATGGATGGAGCCAGGGTGATGAACGCTGCTGTGGCCCAGGGGGTGCCTCCATCCACCATAGTGCAGCATGCACACACCGTCAGCTTGTGCCTTTCCAAG GGTTTGGGTGCCCCTGTGGGAGCCATCCTGGCTGGACCCCGAGACTTCATATTTAGGGCTGCACGGTGCCGTCAAGCCCTGGGTGGGGAGATGCTAAAGACTGGTAtgttagcagcagcaggaaaactGTCTTTATTGCAGATGGAAATATTAGAGGAGGATCACCGCAATGCAAAAACCTTTGCTCAAG CCAGGTCAAACCCAAATTGCTGA
- the LOC115571227 gene encoding probable low-specificity L-threonine aldolase 2 isoform X1: MGRSSAQGYCTTLKSGPGGAARTRVVDLRSDVVAKPGPAMRKAMAEAEVEYDLMGEDSTATELEELAADMFQMEAALFVPTGTMANLIAVMAHCRERDDEMIVGDLSHMHVFTQGGSAQLASVHATTATTLPDGTFDLEQLESKIHHRYPNPHHSRSRLICVENTHNIRGGRVLPLTFLQEVRALADKYGLSVHMDGARVMNAAVAQGVPPSTIVQHAHTVSLCLSKGLGAPVGAILAGPRDFIFRAARCRQALGGEMLKTGMLAAAGKLSLLQMEILEEDHRNAKTFAQALGDCDPPLFAVDTAAVETNIVCFSLREPSLSPFEFCARMGQVGAGEVAALGQGIQVHMFHYFRNIIRAVWHLGISSEDTQLAIQKMQFVASQYLRDKLRSQ, translated from the exons ATGGGACGGAGCTCTGCGCAGGGCTACTGCACCACCCTGAAGTCTGGGCCGGGCGGGGCGGCCCGCACCCGGGTGGTGGACCTCCGCAGCGACGTGGTGGCCAAGCCTGGACCGGCGATGCGCAAGGCCATGGCGGAGGCTGAGGTCGAATATGACTTGATGGGAGAAGACTCAACAGCCACAG AGTTAGAGGAGCTTGCAGCTGACATGTTTCAGATGGAGGCCGcactgtttgttcccactggAACCATGGCTAATCTTATCGCAG TGATGGCGCACTGCAGGGAGCGGGATGACGAGATGATTGTGGGTGATCTGTCCCATATGCACGTCTTTACACAAGGAGGGAGTGCACAG CTGGCTAGTGTCCACGCCACCACGGCGACCACCCTCCCCGATGGAACGTTTGACTTGGAGCAGCTTGAATCAAAGATCCACCACCGTTACCCCAACCCCCACCACTCCCGATCACGCCTCATATGTgtggagaacacacacaacatacgGGGAGGACGTGTGCTTCCTCTGACCTTCctgcaggag GTTCGTGCTTTAGCAGATAAATATGGTCTGTCAGTTCACATGGATGGAGCCAGGGTGATGAACGCTGCTGTGGCCCAGGGGGTGCCTCCATCCACCATAGTGCAGCATGCACACACCGTCAGCTTGTGCCTTTCCAAG GGTTTGGGTGCCCCTGTGGGAGCCATCCTGGCTGGACCCCGAGACTTCATATTTAGGGCTGCACGGTGCCGTCAAGCCCTGGGTGGGGAGATGCTAAAGACTGGTAtgttagcagcagcaggaaaactGTCTTTATTGCAGATGGAAATATTAGAGGAGGATCACCGCAATGCAAAAACCTTTGCTCAAG CTCTGGGCGATTGCGACCCTCCCCTGTTCGCTGTAGACACAGCTGCCGTGGAGACAAACattgtgtgtttcagtctgcGGGAGCCCAGTTTGAGTCCCTTTGAGTTCTGTGCCCGCATGGGTCAGGTTGGTGCTGGAGAGGTGGCTGCACTGGGACAGGGGATACAAGTTCATATGTTCCACTATTTTAGAAATATAATACGGGCTGTGTGGCATCTTGGAATATCCTCTGAAGATACCCAGCTTGCCATCCAGAAAATGCAATTTGTGGCTTCTCAGTACTTGAGGGATAAACTCAGGTCTCAGTGA